A window of the Lolium perenne isolate Kyuss_39 chromosome 7, Kyuss_2.0, whole genome shotgun sequence genome harbors these coding sequences:
- the LOC127315774 gene encoding uncharacterized protein: protein MAYHQRSSSAPSSPRSNKPKVEQQLQSLSTTISSPSATMDTSCDGLRSLEGIYRSIEEMMCTPSSQVSLQRKVVEAELGRSLILLDLSNTMQESFMELKMSVQELLLALGRGEDAYAQVKAYIRLAKKAQKQFKKISKNTVSDNDCRMLMLMAEAREITISLLESTCRLLSKQFEMPKCSLVSKAFHKSKLVCKEEQMRALERSASDLESGVELMYRRLIQNRISLLNILSS from the coding sequence ATGGCTTACCATCAAAGATCTTCAAGCGCGCCTTCGAGCCCACGATCAAACAAGCCCAAAGTCGAGCAACAGCTCCAGAGCCTGAGCACAACAATCTCTTCACCATCGGCGACCATGGATACATCATGCGATGGTTTGAGGAGTCTTGAAGGTATCTACAGATCCATCGAGGAGATGATGTGCACGCCCAGCAGCCAAGTCAGCCTGCAAAGGAAGGTGGTGGAGGCGGAGCTAGGAAGGTCACTCATATTGCTTGACCTCTCCAATACCATGCAGGAGAGTTTCATGGAGCTGAAGATGAGTGTTCAGGAGCTCCTGTTGGCTCTCGGCAGAGGAGAAGATGCATATGCCCAAGTCAAGGCATACATCCGGCTAGCCAAGAAGGCCCAAAAGCAGTTCAAGAAGATCAGCAAGAACACCGTTTCTGACAACGACTGCAGGATGCTGATGCTAATGGCTGAGGCGAGAGAGATTACCATCTCACTGCTCGAATCCACATGCAGGCTCCTGTCGAAGCAATTTGAGATGCCCAAGTGTTCTCTTGTCTCCAAGGCATTCCACAAGAGCAAGTTGGTGTGCAAAGAGGAGCAAATGCGGGCACTGGAGCGCAGTGCCAGTGATCTTGAGTCTGGAGTGGAACTTATGTACAGGAGATTGATCCAAAACAGAATTTCGCTTCTGAACATTCTTAGCTCATAG
- the LOC127312689 gene encoding uncharacterized protein, with translation MACHQRSASAPSSPRSNNSEVEQQLQSLSATISATVDIDTTCDGLKKLEVIYSCIDKMICTPGNQVILCQTQPRNAVEAELGRSLVVLDLCNAMHESFMELKMSVQELLLALRRGEDACAQVKSYIRLMKKAQKQFKKISKKTVSDDKDCRVMMQMAEAREVTISLLESTCGPLSNQIEMPKCSLVSKTFQKTKFVCQEEKLRALESSIGDLQTGVEFLYRRLIHNRVSLLNILSL, from the coding sequence ATGGCTTGCCATCAAAGATCTGCAAGCGCGCCTTCGAGCCCTCGCTCGAACAATTCGGAAGTTGAGCAGCAGCTCCAGAGTCTGAGCGCAACAATCTCAGCAACCGTTGACATCGATACAACATGCGATGGTTTGAAGAAACTTGAAGTCATCTACAGCTGCATCGACAAGATGATATGCACTCCCGGCAACCAAGTCATCCTCTGCCAAACCCAGCCAAGGAATGCTGTGGAGGCAGAGCTTGGACGGTCACTCGTCGTGCTTGATCTCTGCAACGCCATGCACGAGAGCTTCATGGAGCTGAAGATGAGTGTTCAGGAGCTCCTCTTGGCTCTCAGGAGAGGAGAAGATGCATGTGCTCAAGTCAAGTCGTACATCCGGCTAATGAAGAAGGCACAAAAACAGTTCAAGAAGATCAGCAAGAAGACTGTTTCTGACGACAAGGACTGCAGGGTGATGATGCAAATGGCTGAAGCGAGAGAGGTCACCATCTCACTACTCGAATCCACTTGCGGGCCTCTGTCGAATCAAATTGAGATGCCAAAGTGCTCCCTTGTCTCCAAGACATTCCAGAAGACAAAATTTGTTTGCCAAGAGGAGAAATTGCGGGCACTGGAGAGCAGCATCGGTGATCTTCAGACCGGAGTGGAATTTCTGTACAGGAGATTGATTCACAACAGAGTTTCGCTTCTAAATATTCTTAGCTTGTAG